A window of the Polaribacter batillariae genome harbors these coding sequences:
- a CDS encoding ABC transporter ATP-binding protein produces the protein MGYFKDILKYEKKYRKFTVLNILFNILYAIFNVLSVLAFIPVLRILFETDKKVTSKPTYEGITKIGTFLKENFYHFISQKIETNGEINTLLFICLLALSLFFLKNLFRYLASYVITFLRTGIVKDLRDKLYSKIIELPIAYFSEKRKGDIIARMTSDVQEVENSILTSIEVMVREPLTVVISISIMLFMSVKLTLFVFILLPVSGFIISSISKKLKANSVKAQKETGNFLSFIEETLTGLRIIKGFNAENVIEKKFNNSTNSFKQLMTSVFHRQSLASPMSEFLGSATIIAILWYGGTEVLSKTSALQPDEFMGYIVLFYTVLNPIKLITTTFYNIQKGEASAERIMSVLNTENSIKDKPNAIVKQNFTDKIEFKNISFKYKKEYVLKDFSLTINKGETVALVGQSGSGKSTLANLITRFYDVNKGEIFIDGENIKNITKKSLRDLMGIVSQDSILFNDTIENNIKLGAQNATEAQILEASKIANAYEFIKDLPEQFHNNIGDSGNTISGGQKQRLSIARAVLKNPPIMILDEATSALDTESEQLVQVALEKMMQNRTSLVIAHRLSTIQKADKIVVMKKGKIVEQGKHEDLLAAKGEYFKLVTMQSLT, from the coding sequence ATGGGTTATTTTAAAGACATTTTAAAGTACGAAAAAAAGTATAGAAAGTTTACTGTCTTAAACATTCTCTTTAATATTCTATATGCGATTTTTAATGTTCTTTCTGTTTTAGCCTTTATTCCTGTCTTAAGAATTCTTTTTGAGACCGATAAAAAAGTAACAAGCAAACCAACCTACGAAGGAATTACTAAAATAGGCACCTTTTTAAAAGAAAATTTTTATCATTTTATTTCTCAAAAAATCGAAACTAATGGAGAAATAAACACCTTATTATTTATTTGTTTACTAGCATTATCTTTATTTTTTCTTAAAAATTTATTTCGCTATTTAGCCTCTTATGTAATTACATTTTTAAGAACAGGAATTGTAAAAGATTTGCGCGATAAATTATACAGTAAAATTATAGAATTGCCAATTGCTTATTTTTCAGAAAAAAGAAAAGGAGATATTATTGCAAGAATGACCTCTGACGTGCAAGAAGTAGAAAATTCTATTTTAACATCTATAGAAGTGATGGTAAGAGAACCATTAACTGTTGTAATTTCTATAAGTATTATGCTATTTATGAGTGTAAAATTAACACTTTTTGTGTTTATTTTACTACCCGTTTCTGGTTTTATAATTTCTTCTATCAGTAAAAAATTAAAAGCAAATTCTGTAAAAGCTCAAAAAGAAACCGGAAATTTTTTATCGTTTATTGAAGAAACCCTAACGGGTTTAAGAATTATAAAAGGTTTTAATGCCGAAAATGTAATTGAAAAGAAATTTAACAACTCTACAAATAGTTTTAAGCAATTAATGACGAGTGTTTTCCATAGACAGTCTTTAGCATCTCCAATGAGTGAATTTTTAGGATCTGCCACCATAATTGCCATTCTGTGGTATGGAGGTACCGAAGTTTTATCGAAAACAAGTGCACTACAACCCGATGAATTTATGGGATATATTGTGTTGTTTTATACGGTTTTAAATCCGATTAAATTAATTACCACTACTTTTTATAATATCCAAAAAGGCGAAGCTTCTGCAGAAAGAATTATGAGTGTTTTAAATACCGAAAACAGTATTAAAGACAAACCAAATGCTATTGTAAAACAGAACTTTACAGATAAAATTGAGTTTAAAAACATTTCTTTTAAATACAAAAAAGAGTATGTTTTAAAAGACTTTTCTTTAACCATTAATAAAGGAGAAACTGTTGCTTTGGTGGGCCAATCTGGAAGTGGAAAATCGACCTTAGCCAATTTAATTACCCGTTTTTATGATGTAAATAAAGGCGAAATCTTTATCGATGGCGAAAATATTAAAAACATCACTAAAAAATCTTTACGAGATTTAATGGGCATTGTTTCTCAAGACTCAATTTTATTTAATGATACGATTGAAAACAATATTAAATTAGGAGCACAAAATGCAACAGAAGCACAAATTTTAGAAGCCTCTAAAATTGCAAATGCCTATGAATTTATAAAAGATTTACCAGAGCAATTTCATAATAATATTGGAGATAGTGGAAATACCATTTCTGGCGGACAAAAACAACGTTTGTCTATTGCGAGAGCGGTTTTAAAAAATCCACCCATTATGATTCTTGATGAAGCCACTTCTGCCCTAGACACAGAGTCTGAACAATTGGTACAAGTTGCTTTGGAAAAAATGATGCAAAACAGAACTTCTTTAGTAATTGCACACAGGTTATCAACGATACAAAAAGCAGATAAAATCGTAGTAATGAAAAAAGGAAAAATTGTAGAACAAGGTAAACATGAAGATTTATTAGCCGCAAAAGGCGAATATTTTAAATTGGTTACGATGCAAAGTTTAACCTAA
- a CDS encoding glycosyltransferase family 2 protein gives MTKISAIIPTLNEEIHIKDAIKSVGFADEIIVIDSFSTDKTVEIAEKYNVKIIKRKFDDFSSQKNFAIEQAKHPWIYVLDADERVTPKVEKEILEAVQNPHKFVGFYVRRTFYFAGEKINYCGWQRDKVVRLFLKEHCKYIGVVHETIKTTGKLGFFKHKINHFGYRSYDHFIAKIHHYASLKAKDLHKQGKKVGLFHILVKPPARFFIHYIIRLGFLDGFAGIILAKTLAYSVLTRYIKLWLLNKGIKES, from the coding sequence ATGACAAAAATTTCGGCAATTATACCCACACTAAATGAAGAAATTCATATAAAAGATGCAATAAAATCTGTTGGTTTTGCTGATGAAATTATAGTTATCGATTCTTTTAGCACAGACAAAACTGTCGAGATTGCAGAAAAATACAATGTAAAAATCATCAAACGAAAGTTTGATGATTTTTCTTCTCAAAAAAACTTTGCCATCGAGCAAGCGAAACATCCCTGGATTTATGTTTTAGATGCAGACGAAAGAGTAACTCCAAAAGTTGAAAAAGAAATTTTAGAGGCTGTACAAAATCCCCATAAATTTGTTGGTTTTTACGTTCGAAGAACTTTTTATTTTGCAGGAGAAAAAATAAATTATTGTGGTTGGCAAAGAGATAAAGTAGTTCGTTTATTTTTAAAAGAGCACTGCAAATATATAGGTGTTGTTCACGAAACCATTAAAACGACTGGTAAATTAGGTTTTTTTAAACATAAAATAAATCATTTTGGGTACAGAAGTTACGATCATTTTATCGCCAAAATTCATCATTATGCTTCTTTAAAAGCAAAAGATTTACACAAACAAGGTAAAAAAGTAGGGTTGTTTCATATTCTTGTAAAACCTCCTGCGAGATTTTTTATTCATTATATAATTCGATTGGGATTTTTAGACGGTTTTGCAGGAATTATTTTAGCAAAAACTTTAGCGTATTCTGTGCTAACGAGGTATATAAAGTTGTGGCTTTTAAATAAGGGAATTAAAGAAAGTTAG
- a CDS encoding DUF6492 family protein, giving the protein MKLDLIIPLKSNLLSLAINNTIPSLIKNISFNNIYIVTKKDNFEAIKNALGNTVICLDENKILDGLILNNIQEYFKKRNVDYNRAGWYFQQFLKLSISKLNFITNLYLVWDADAVALKPIQFISKDDKVFLEKTKEHHKPYFITLEKLIGLKKQVNFSFIAEYLVFDKEIVKEMLLKISKNKNWWFDVLDKIDSVNLEKSGFSEYETYGNYVSKFYKERFIIRNLNKTRKGVRFLGKQPSEKGLKLFSYVYDYMSFEQWHKKYTPLPIRVVAIFFSLFIGIIKKSKSSSKTLISF; this is encoded by the coding sequence ATGAAGTTAGATCTTATAATTCCTCTAAAATCCAATTTACTCTCACTTGCTATTAATAACACCATTCCTTCTTTAATAAAAAATATTTCTTTTAATAACATTTACATCGTTACTAAAAAAGATAATTTCGAAGCTATAAAAAATGCTCTTGGAAATACTGTTATTTGCTTAGATGAGAATAAAATTTTAGATGGATTAATTTTAAATAATATCCAAGAATATTTTAAAAAAAGAAATGTAGATTATAATAGAGCTGGCTGGTATTTTCAACAATTTCTAAAATTAAGTATTTCTAAATTAAATTTTATAACAAATCTATATTTGGTCTGGGATGCAGATGCAGTCGCTTTAAAGCCTATTCAATTTATTTCAAAAGACGATAAAGTTTTCTTAGAGAAAACAAAAGAACATCATAAACCTTATTTTATAACTTTAGAAAAACTTATCGGATTAAAAAAGCAAGTAAATTTTTCTTTTATAGCAGAATATTTAGTGTTCGATAAAGAAATCGTAAAAGAAATGTTGCTGAAAATTTCCAAAAATAAAAATTGGTGGTTTGATGTTTTAGATAAAATCGATTCAGTAAATTTAGAAAAAAGTGGATTTAGTGAATACGAAACTTATGGTAATTATGTTTCAAAGTTTTATAAAGAACGTTTTATAATAAGAAATCTTAATAAAACAAGAAAAGGAGTCAGATTTCTTGGAAAACAACCAAGTGAAAAAGGGTTAAAATTATTTTCCTATGTCTATGATTACATGTCTTTCGAACAATGGCATAAAAAATACACCCCTTTACCAATTAGAGTAGTAGCAATCTTTTTTTCTTTATTTATTGGAATTATAAAAAAATCTAAAAGCTCTTCTAAAACTTTAATCTCTTTTTAA
- a CDS encoding glycosyltransferase family 25 protein has translation MSSYKVYYINLDKSLERRSFMENQFKKLNVPLTRMPAVYGKELSQDFLKKAKNQHNILTHYPYLNDGEIGLTKTYFDLWKIIATQKEDFALVLEDDALLTEDFFTDLSALLKSISKNDFLDISGRKGFFKLKSDLLTSTFLIPSLQTTGQIIGKKAAETLSKNLTTYYSPIDVLKQDVFKHKTPVLTTNKRYVSSNDKNVGGTTIQQKKMPKFKKILREVIRPFWQLITLITYKTYRFIGNYFFYKKTNFL, from the coding sequence ATGAGTTCTTACAAAGTATATTACATCAATTTAGACAAAAGTCTGGAGCGCAGGAGTTTTATGGAAAATCAATTTAAAAAATTGAATGTTCCATTAACGAGAATGCCAGCAGTTTATGGAAAAGAATTGTCACAAGATTTTTTAAAAAAAGCGAAAAACCAACACAATATTTTAACACATTACCCATATTTAAATGATGGCGAAATCGGTTTAACAAAAACATATTTCGATTTATGGAAAATAATCGCCACTCAAAAAGAAGATTTTGCGTTGGTTTTAGAAGATGATGCTTTATTAACAGAAGATTTTTTTACAGATTTAAGTGCACTTTTAAAATCAATTTCTAAGAACGATTTTTTAGATATTTCTGGTAGAAAAGGTTTTTTTAAGTTAAAATCAGATTTATTAACAAGTACTTTTTTAATTCCTTCATTACAAACAACAGGACAAATTATTGGTAAAAAAGCCGCTGAAACACTTTCTAAAAACTTAACTACATACTATTCTCCTATCGATGTTTTAAAACAAGATGTTTTTAAACATAAAACGCCTGTTTTAACTACCAATAAAAGGTATGTAAGTAGTAATGATAAAAATGTGGGTGGAACTACGATTCAGCAAAAGAAAATGCCAAAGTTCAAGAAAATATTGAGAGAAGTTATTCGACCTTTTTGGCAATTAATCACGTTAATTACATATAAAACGTATCGATTTATTGGTAATTACTTTTTTTATAAAAAAACTAACTTTCTTTAA
- a CDS encoding glycosyltransferase family 2 protein — MEISVVIPLLNEEESLQELHDWIAKVMQSNRYLYEIIFIDDGSTDTSWKVIEKLSEKNKSVKGIRFQKNYGKSQALDAGFELAQGNVVITMDADLQDNPEEIPELYNLIIKENFDLISGWKKKRYDNVITKNIPSKLFNAAARKTSGLKLHDFNCGLKAYKKEVIKTVKVSGEMHRYIPVLAKNEGFTKIGEKIVQHQARKYGVTKFGMDRFINGFLDLITISFLSKFGKRPMHFFGLWGTLMFLFGTTSAFYIGVLKLYKLYNGIKTILVTDNPWFYIALTSMILGTLLFLAGFIGELIIKTKSNEKHYLIKEKLNF, encoded by the coding sequence ATGGAAATTTCGGTAGTAATACCACTTCTTAACGAAGAAGAATCTTTACAAGAATTACACGATTGGATTGCAAAAGTTATGCAATCCAATCGTTATTTATATGAAATTATTTTTATCGACGATGGTAGTACAGATACTTCTTGGAAGGTTATCGAAAAACTATCAGAAAAAAACAAGTCTGTAAAAGGAATTCGTTTTCAAAAAAACTATGGCAAATCACAAGCCTTAGATGCGGGTTTCGAATTGGCACAAGGAAATGTGGTAATTACAATGGATGCAGACCTACAAGACAATCCAGAAGAAATTCCTGAATTATACAACCTCATTATAAAAGAAAATTTCGACCTTATCTCTGGCTGGAAAAAGAAACGTTACGATAATGTAATTACAAAAAACATTCCTTCGAAATTATTTAATGCGGCAGCAAGAAAAACTTCAGGCTTAAAATTACACGACTTTAATTGTGGTTTAAAAGCCTACAAAAAAGAAGTAATTAAAACCGTAAAAGTAAGTGGAGAAATGCACAGATACATTCCTGTTTTAGCAAAAAACGAAGGTTTTACCAAAATTGGAGAAAAAATAGTGCAACATCAAGCTAGAAAATACGGTGTTACAAAATTCGGGATGGACCGATTTATAAATGGTTTTCTCGATTTAATTACCATTTCTTTTTTATCTAAATTCGGAAAAAGACCCATGCACTTCTTTGGTCTTTGGGGAACTCTTATGTTTCTTTTTGGAACTACAAGTGCATTTTATATTGGTGTTTTAAAATTGTACAAACTCTATAATGGTATTAAAACTATTTTAGTGACCGACAATCCTTGGTTTTACATTGCCCTAACTTCTATGATTTTAGGAACTTTACTATTTTTAGCTGGTTTTATTGGCGAATTAATAATAAAGACCAAAAGCAACGAAAAACACTATTTAATAAAAGAAAAACTCAACTTCTAA
- a CDS encoding 2,3,4,5-tetrahydropyridine-2,6-dicarboxylate N-succinyltransferase: MKEIREIIELAWENRNLLKEQNTIDAIRKVVDLLDKGELRVAEPTAEGWQVNEWVKKAVVLYFPIQKMETLEAGIFEYHDKIPLKKNFAERGVRVVPNAVARHGAYISAGTILMPSYVNIGAYVDEGTMVDTWATVGSCAQIGKNVHLSGGVGIGGVLEPLQAAPVIIEDGAFIGSRCIVVEGVRVEKEAVLGANVVLTMSTKIIDVTGDEPVEMKGRVPARSVVIPGSYTKKFAAGEFNVPCALIIGKRKESTNKKTSLNDALREYDVAV; this comes from the coding sequence ATGAAAGAAATTAGAGAAATTATAGAATTGGCTTGGGAAAATCGCAATTTACTTAAAGAGCAAAACACCATAGATGCTATTAGAAAAGTAGTTGATTTATTAGATAAAGGAGAATTAAGAGTTGCAGAACCAACAGCAGAAGGCTGGCAAGTAAACGAATGGGTAAAAAAAGCAGTTGTTTTGTATTTCCCAATTCAGAAAATGGAAACTTTAGAGGCAGGTATTTTTGAATATCATGATAAAATTCCGTTAAAGAAAAATTTTGCAGAAAGAGGAGTTAGAGTGGTGCCAAATGCTGTTGCAAGACATGGAGCTTACATTTCTGCTGGTACCATTTTAATGCCAAGCTATGTAAATATTGGGGCTTATGTAGATGAAGGAACCATGGTAGATACATGGGCTACAGTAGGTTCTTGTGCACAAATTGGTAAGAATGTTCATCTTTCTGGAGGTGTAGGAATTGGTGGTGTTTTAGAACCATTACAAGCAGCTCCAGTAATTATAGAAGATGGCGCATTTATTGGCTCTAGATGCATTGTTGTAGAAGGTGTTAGAGTAGAAAAAGAGGCTGTTTTAGGTGCCAATGTGGTATTAACAATGAGTACAAAAATTATAGACGTAACTGGAGACGAGCCTGTAGAAATGAAAGGAAGAGTTCCTGCAAGATCTGTAGTAATTCCAGGAAGCTATACAAAGAAATTTGCGGCAGGAGAATTTAACGTTCCTTGTGCGTTAATTATTGGAAAAAGAAAAGAAAGCACAAATAAGAAAACCTCTTTAAACGACGCCTTACGCGAATACGACGTTGCAGTTTAA
- a CDS encoding phospho-sugar mutase, producing MSEILDKAKQWLSATFDAETQAEIKQLIKSNSPDLADRFYKDMEFGTGGMRGVMGAGTNRINKYTLGRATQGLSNYLNKNVQKEQLKVAIAYDCRHNSKKFAKIVANVLSANKIKVFLFENLRPTPELSFAVRHLNCDAGIVLTASHNPPEYNGYKVYWADGGQIVPPHDSGIINEVNSLDFSEIKFEANENLIEFIGKKVDDAFIEASVKNGKLSNNINRKNLKIVFTSLHGTSIVSVPNALEKAGYTDVHIVEEQKEPNGDFPTVKSPNPEEPEALKIATDLANKIGADIVIGTDPDCDRLGVAVRDLEGNIKLMNGNQTMVVMTEFLLRKWKEEGKINGKQFVGSTIVSTELVNDLATNYNVETKVGLTGFKWIAKMVRDFPELDFIGGGEESFGYMVGDFVRDKDAVTATLLACEVAALAKQNGSSFYEELLDIYVNNRFYKEHLISITKKGMDGAAEIQQMLSDMRNNPLTEIDGEKIETLTDYDASIRKNLITGKETTIDLPKSNVLIYQTEKGTRIAARPSGTEPKIKFYFSVNASLDAKENAAKIETKLDAKIQRIIKEMKLN from the coding sequence ATGAGCGAAATCTTAGACAAAGCAAAACAGTGGCTATCTGCCACGTTTGATGCAGAAACGCAAGCCGAAATTAAACAATTAATAAAATCTAACTCCCCAGATTTAGCAGACCGCTTCTATAAAGATATGGAGTTTGGAACTGGTGGAATGCGTGGAGTTATGGGCGCAGGAACCAATAGAATTAATAAATATACCTTAGGTAGAGCCACCCAAGGTTTGTCTAATTATTTAAATAAAAACGTACAAAAAGAACAACTTAAAGTAGCTATTGCTTACGATTGTAGGCATAATAGTAAAAAGTTCGCTAAAATTGTTGCAAATGTTTTATCTGCAAACAAAATAAAAGTTTTTCTTTTCGAAAATTTACGTCCAACACCAGAGTTGTCTTTTGCAGTTCGCCATTTAAATTGCGATGCTGGTATTGTATTAACAGCTTCTCACAATCCACCAGAATACAATGGTTACAAAGTTTATTGGGCAGATGGTGGGCAAATTGTTCCTCCACACGATAGTGGTATTATTAATGAAGTAAATTCGTTAGATTTTTCGGAAATTAAATTTGAAGCGAATGAAAATTTAATTGAATTTATTGGTAAAAAAGTAGATGATGCTTTTATTGAAGCTTCTGTAAAAAACGGAAAACTTTCTAACAATATAAATCGTAAAAACTTAAAAATAGTTTTTACTTCTTTACATGGAACTTCTATCGTTTCTGTACCAAATGCTTTAGAAAAAGCAGGTTATACAGATGTGCATATTGTAGAAGAACAAAAAGAACCAAATGGCGATTTTCCAACCGTAAAATCACCAAATCCAGAAGAACCAGAAGCCTTAAAAATAGCAACTGATTTGGCCAATAAAATAGGTGCAGATATTGTGATTGGTACAGACCCAGATTGTGATAGATTAGGAGTTGCTGTAAGAGATTTAGAAGGCAACATAAAACTGATGAACGGAAACCAAACCATGGTGGTTATGACAGAGTTTTTGTTACGAAAATGGAAAGAAGAAGGCAAAATTAACGGAAAACAATTTGTAGGGTCAACCATCGTTTCAACAGAATTAGTAAATGATTTAGCTACAAATTATAACGTAGAAACCAAAGTTGGTTTAACAGGTTTTAAATGGATTGCTAAAATGGTGCGTGATTTTCCTGAACTTGATTTTATTGGTGGTGGAGAAGAAAGTTTTGGATACATGGTAGGCGATTTCGTAAGAGATAAAGATGCAGTAACTGCAACGCTTTTAGCTTGTGAAGTTGCGGCTCTAGCAAAACAAAATGGTAGTTCTTTTTATGAAGAATTATTAGACATTTACGTAAATAACCGTTTTTACAAAGAACATTTAATTTCGATTACCAAAAAGGGAATGGATGGTGCTGCCGAAATTCAGCAAATGTTAAGTGACATGCGTAACAACCCTTTAACTGAAATAGATGGAGAAAAAATAGAAACGCTTACAGATTACGATGCTTCTATTCGAAAAAACCTAATTACTGGAAAAGAAACAACAATCGATTTGCCAAAGTCGAATGTTTTAATTTATCAAACAGAAAAAGGAACCAGAATTGCTGCAAGACCAAGTGGCACTGAACCAAAAATTAAGTTTTATTTTAGTGTAAATGCTTCGTTAGATGCTAAGGAAAATGCAGCAAAAATAGAAACTAAATTAGATGCCAAAATTCAACGAATTATTAAAGAAATGAAACTGAATTAA
- the ruvX gene encoding Holliday junction resolvase RuvX, producing MSRILAIDFGKKRTGIAVTDEMQIIASGLTTVDTSELIPFLKNYIQKEKVSLFLVGEPKQMNNSESESEALILPFLKKLKQQIPSIPVTRVDERFTSKMAFQTIIDSGMKKKQRKNKALVDKISATIILQSYLYSK from the coding sequence ATGTCAAGAATTTTAGCCATAGATTTTGGAAAAAAAAGAACAGGAATTGCAGTTACAGACGAAATGCAAATAATTGCTTCTGGTTTAACTACGGTCGATACTTCCGAATTAATTCCGTTTTTAAAAAATTATATTCAAAAAGAAAAAGTAAGTCTTTTTTTGGTAGGAGAACCAAAGCAAATGAACAATTCCGAAAGCGAAAGCGAAGCCTTAATTCTTCCTTTTTTAAAAAAATTAAAACAACAAATTCCTTCAATTCCAGTAACAAGAGTAGATGAACGTTTTACCTCTAAAATGGCGTTTCAAACAATAATTGATAGTGGAATGAAGAAAAAACAACGCAAAAATAAAGCCTTAGTAGATAAAATTAGTGCCACAATTATTTTGCAATCGTATTTATATAGCAAATAA
- a CDS encoding CCA tRNA nucleotidyltransferase → MNYKEAISSEIFTIISKASKQLAIESYVIGGFVRDFLLKRGNAKDIDVVAVGSGIDLALKVSSLLPNKPKVQVFKTYGTAMLRFKDIEIEFVGARKESYSEESRNPEVTEGTLQDDQNRRDFTINALALSLNETNFGELLDPFNGIEDLENKIIRTPLDPDITYSDDPLRMMRAIRFATQLHFKIEKHSLKAISKNSERLKIITRERIVDELHKILASPKPSIGFLLLYKTRLLHQILPEIVALKGVEEVEGQKHKDNFYHTFEVVDNIAKNTDNVWLRWAALLHDIGKAPTKKFSKKVGWTFHAHEFVGSKMVYKIFKRLKMPLNNKMKFVQKMVLLSSRPIVLASEVTDSAVRRLIFDAGEDIDSLMTLCEADITTKNPKKFKRYHQNFELVRTKIKEVEERDRVRNFQPPISGEEIMTAFNLKPCREIGQIKEAIKEAILDGKIPNEHKACYDFMIEKGKELGLKRD, encoded by the coding sequence ATGAATTACAAAGAAGCCATATCTTCAGAAATTTTCACAATCATTTCAAAAGCCTCTAAACAATTAGCTATAGAAAGCTACGTTATTGGTGGTTTTGTACGTGATTTTTTGTTAAAAAGAGGAAATGCAAAAGACATAGATGTTGTTGCAGTTGGCAGTGGAATTGATTTGGCCTTAAAAGTTTCTTCGTTATTGCCAAACAAACCCAAAGTACAGGTTTTTAAAACTTACGGAACTGCAATGTTGCGTTTTAAAGATATTGAAATAGAGTTTGTGGGTGCCAGAAAAGAATCTTATTCAGAAGAAAGTAGAAACCCTGAAGTTACTGAAGGAACATTGCAAGACGACCAAAATAGGCGAGATTTTACCATAAATGCATTGGCTTTAAGTTTAAATGAAACCAATTTTGGAGAATTGTTAGATCCGTTTAACGGAATAGAAGATTTAGAAAACAAAATTATTAGAACACCTCTAGATCCAGATATTACGTATTCAGATGATCCTTTAAGAATGATGCGTGCCATTCGTTTTGCAACGCAACTGCATTTTAAAATCGAAAAACATTCGCTAAAAGCAATTTCTAAAAATTCTGAGAGGTTAAAAATAATTACGCGCGAACGAATTGTAGATGAGCTACATAAAATATTAGCTTCTCCTAAACCTTCTATTGGGTTTTTATTGTTGTATAAAACGCGTTTATTACATCAAATTCTTCCAGAGATTGTCGCTTTAAAAGGAGTAGAGGAAGTAGAAGGGCAAAAACATAAAGACAATTTTTACCACACGTTCGAAGTGGTAGATAATATTGCTAAAAACACCGACAATGTTTGGCTACGTTGGGCAGCTTTATTGCACGATATTGGAAAAGCACCCACTAAAAAATTCAGTAAAAAAGTAGGATGGACTTTCCATGCCCACGAATTTGTGGGTTCTAAAATGGTTTACAAAATATTTAAACGTTTAAAAATGCCATTGAATAACAAAATGAAATTTGTTCAAAAAATGGTGTTGCTAAGTTCGAGACCCATTGTATTGGCAAGTGAAGTTACAGATTCTGCAGTAAGGCGTTTAATTTTTGATGCTGGCGAAGATATCGATTCTTTAATGACGCTTTGCGAAGCAGATATTACCACAAAAAACCCAAAGAAATTTAAGCGCTATCATCAAAATTTTGAGTTGGTTCGTACTAAAATAAAAGAGGTAGAAGAAAGAGATAGAGTACGCAATTTTCAACCACCCATTTCGGGTGAAGAAATTATGACAGCTTTCAACTTAAAACCTTGTAGAGAAATTGGTCAAATAAAAGAAGCGATTAAAGAAGCGATTTTAGATGGAAAAATTCCTAATGAACACAAAGCCTGTTACGATTTTATGATTGAAAAAGGAAAGGAATTGGGGTTAAAAAGAGATTAA
- a CDS encoding alpha-1,2-fucosyltransferase, which produces MIIVRILGGLGNQMFQYAYAKALEQQGCTVKLDVSAFKKYKLHGGYHLDKYKIDLKYASNFTNLMSKITFFQHKKEKSLLFDASLKSLKGNKYVKGYFQTEKYFSEIRTILLEQFTIIDELSTSTKNYKKQILEANTSCSLHIRRGDYVSDKKANTVHGTCSLDYYEKAIKLIKKEHKEVHFFIFSDDISWTKENLTLENAIYIDHKTIPHEDMYLMSICNHNITANSSFSWWGAWLNTFENKTIIAPKQWFVNKENEIACENWIKI; this is translated from the coding sequence ATGATAATTGTTAGAATTCTTGGTGGTTTAGGAAATCAGATGTTTCAATATGCATATGCAAAAGCATTAGAACAGCAAGGTTGTACTGTAAAATTAGATGTTTCTGCTTTTAAAAAATACAAATTACATGGTGGTTATCATTTAGACAAATATAAAATTGATTTAAAATATGCCTCGAACTTTACTAATTTAATGTCAAAAATCACTTTTTTTCAGCATAAAAAAGAAAAAAGCTTATTATTTGACGCTTCTTTAAAATCTTTAAAAGGAAACAAATATGTAAAGGGATATTTCCAAACAGAAAAATATTTTTCAGAAATAAGAACTATTTTATTAGAGCAATTTACAATTATTGATGAACTTTCTACATCAACAAAAAACTATAAGAAACAGATTTTAGAAGCGAATACAAGTTGTTCTTTACATATTCGAAGAGGAGATTACGTTTCCGATAAAAAAGCAAATACCGTTCATGGAACTTGTAGTTTAGACTACTATGAAAAAGCCATTAAATTGATTAAAAAAGAGCATAAAGAAGTACATTTTTTTATTTTTTCTGATGATATTTCTTGGACGAAAGAAAACTTAACATTAGAAAACGCTATTTATATCGATCATAAAACAATTCCTCACGAAGACATGTATTTAATGAGTATCTGCAACCATAATATTACTGCGAATAGTAGTTTTTCTTGGTGGGGAGCTTGGTTAAATACATTTGAAAACAAAACAATAATTGCTCCAAAACAATGGTTTGTAAATAAAGAAAATGAAATTGCCTGCGAAAATTGGATAAAAATATGA